In one Deltaproteobacteria bacterium genomic region, the following are encoded:
- a CDS encoding VanZ family protein: MHLNDATTFKRFISHWLPVLLFCLLIFIQSSFPAPEQIPTFDLSDKLIHAGVYAVLAILFFRALHAGKAGRGAANAIILAILFTTLYGVSDEIHQYFVPSRHAEVMDAAANFIGSVAGGIIATVLLTKKS; the protein is encoded by the coding sequence ATGCACCTGAATGACGCCACTACGTTTAAACGGTTTATTTCTCACTGGCTGCCGGTACTGCTGTTCTGCCTTCTCATTTTTATCCAGTCCTCCTTTCCCGCCCCGGAGCAGATCCCGACCTTCGATCTTTCGGACAAACTGATCCACGCGGGGGTCTATGCCGTGCTGGCCATCCTTTTCTTCCGGGCGCTACATGCCGGTAAAGCCGGACGCGGCGCCGCGAACGCCATCATACTGGCGATCCTGTTCACGACCCTGTACGGCGTCAGCGACGAGATTCATCAGTATTTCGTACCGTCACGCCACGCGGAGGTTATGGACGCCGCGGCGAATTTCATCGGCAGCGTCGCCGGCGGCATTATCGCGACCGTTTTATTGACAAAAAAATCTTAA